The window GTCTGGCATGAACTGAGAGCAGATTTTGGTTGAGTCTCATGAGCACGTTACACACGATTTGGACAATGTCGACCCGAGTGGGTGATACCACAACAGTTGCAACCCGTGAAGGCAGAACTAGTAGAAGGTTGTGCACGAGAGTCATTAGTATCAGCATTAAAACATAGACCAATTTGGCGAGGGAGCTAGCACCCGTAGTTTCGGTTTTGTTCTTCCACAGTATCAGCAGCAGCAAGGTCCTGATTAGAACATAAACGAATTTGGCGAGGGAGCCAGCGCCCATAGTTTCGCCTTTGTTCTTCCACCGTAGGCCTAGGTTTTCTTTGCAGTTTATTTTTACGTCGAACGAATTCAACACATTCAAGAGCATCAACAAGGACAAGACCCCTGTCCCAGAAACCCTGCAGATCTATGTCTCTTGCCTCTCCCACCATCGGCGATCCTCCGGGTCCAAATCCTCTCTTGGTATGCAATAAGCTCTCATGGCTGAAACGGGAGATTTCGAGATCCAGATCTGCGGCCTATATTTCAGTTTTGTAGTGCTTCAGTATTAGTGTTAAATAAGATAGAAAAACGAAACAAAAACAAAATCAATTTCTTGTCTCTCATGCATATATAGAAGGAATGTTGGTATAAGATTTATTGGCAATTCCTTATGGACCTTCAAGGAAAAAAATAGATAAAAGTTTTGGGCCGTCAGATGAGATTGGTGATCGTGATGTGACCTTTCATCTTCCTTGTAGGAGAAGATACAAAGAAGGTTAGAGCCGTAGAGGGAGGGAAAACCCTACTTATCCTCGTTATTTTTGAAGTCGTACATTTCTCGCTGTTAGGGTTTGCATTATCTGGGCAGAAATAATGATGAGCTACAGAGATAAACTCGAACGCAGTGTCTCTCTCATCCCTGCAGCCGCTGGTAGTACTGCCTTAGACTCAACTCTATTCTTCGATTTTACTTGATTACCTAAAAAATGGAGGGCTTTTGGAATTGTTTTCAGTCTTCTTTTTGTGTGTGTGTGTGTGTTAGTTTTCATGTGCCAAACTTTTTGAGAATGTTTATTCTCTGTTACTGTACCTGAACTCTTTGTTTGTGTATAGCTCTCGGTGCGGAGGATCGTGCTGCTCTTGTTAAAGCTCTGGAGGTAAACTTCTTAGTTAATGCCATTTTACTCAATCAGTAGTAGATCGAAGGGAGACATATAGATCTCACTATTTCAATGGTTCCGCTAAACGTTACATGAATAAGGTCTAGTTTGGAACTTGAGTGGGGCTTTTGAACTTCTTGGGAGAACCGGATGCTTATTGATTTCGGCAAGCACAATTTTAGCACTTAGCAGAGAGACTTAATTAGATTTCTTCAGGGTTTCTCATTATTTTTAATTTTGTTCCTTATGAGTTATGAGTGTTATTTTTTATTTTTTCGAGTTGCATGGTCCATTGGTGTATTTTCTTGTTGATAGTTGTTTTTTTCCCCTTTTACTTGCTTCATTGTGTTGTTTATTTGTGCGCATATGCTTTAGAGCTTGGTTGGACAGCATTCTGCCAAATTGGAATCACCCGAGCTGAAGAAGCGCCTTGCAGCTTTGACTGAAATACAGGTTGGTCTTCCTTCGAGATTTATCTTTCTTAGTACGTTTTCAGTCTACTCTAAACATTCTGATCCTAGTCCTAATTTTAAATGTAAATTTGTGTTCATCCATACAGCTTAAGAGCAACACATTCACATTGTTTTTTGCAGGGCCAACTCAAGGACCTGAAAATAAAATTTGTTGAGGAGAGAGCTGCACTGAAAGCTAGACAGAATCGTTGCCGGGGTACCTCCTCCAAAGTCGAATAATCTTAATAGCTTATGAAATATACTTGAGCATTATGTTGACTTGTGTCTTTAATGCAGAAGAAGGACACAACTTTAGGCTTTATACACTGATGAATAATGAAGTGCTTGCTCAGGAGGTACTGATTTAATGCCATATATAGTTCTGTACTACTCATTCTTTGTACTGTATTTTGATAAATGATCATTTGTTTCCTGGAACAGATCACAGACCAAGATGAAGAGGCTCTCAAGTATCTCCAAGATATTAAGTGCTCTAGGATAGGCAACTCTAGGGGATTCAAGATGGAGTTTTTCTTTTATTCTAATCCCTGTTTTGAAAATTCTGTGTTGATGAAAACATACCACATGAATAATGACAATACGCCTATTCTTCTGTGCTATTCTTATTTATTTCACTTCTTTTTTTTATTTTTTCCTCAATTTGGGTTAACTTGCAGGACCGAGATCAAGTGGTATCCGGGGAAAAACTTGACTGACAACCTTCACAGCTTCTTCAACTTCTTTCAACCTGTCCAGGTCAGTGAGGATTATAGTAAATATTCTGCACGTTTGAGGTTTAACATGTTGAATTTGGTCAACGATGATATAACCAAGTTTCTTGATTTCTGATCTGTATGTTGACAGGCGGCAGATGTCCAAAGTAGGATCCACTGTGATTATGACATTTTGTAAGGAACTACAGTTTGGTGAAACAATGATTTTAAGATATATAGTAGTTAATTGTGAAATTTTTTTTCGGTCTGATCACAGCTTTACTCACAAGACAGCATATTAGAGTGCACTAAATTCAGCTTTTATGCTTGTCTAGGACTTCTAAAGTGGTTTTTGAGGGTGCAGGGAAGTAACTATAACATAATTAGAGTCTATCGAGATGAAAAAGGCCAACATTGATTAGAATTTTTTTGAATAGGAATGACACGGATTATATACAAATGTCTGTCAGATTCTGTCATGTTAAGTTATGATATGTGTTGTTCATGATTGGTTTGAGCTATATATCATCTCTTTCAAATATAAATTTCAATGACATGTTTGTGGTGCCATGCACAGTTCAACAATTCGAGATGAAATTATCCCTCAGTTTCCCCAAGTGATGAAGCGGAACAATAAGGGACTAGTATGTATCTGATTTCTATTTTGGCAGATTCTGTTCTTTTTCTTTTTTTTCTCTCATGGAACGTTTATTTTACCAATTACACTTTTCCAGAAGAAAGTAGAGATTGCAGTTACTTCTTTTTTAGTGATATTGATGACTCACTAGCTATATGATCAAATTTCAGTTTGGTTTGTGCAAATTAAGGCTACCGTGTGATAAACTTCCAAGTATTTTGGTAAATGTATAGAGATAAATTCTTGCAAGAAAAGATAGTTTAATGATCATGTTTTCTTCCAGATTGGTTTTACTTCGAGGGAGCCAGTACTGAAAAACATATTTTTAGGGGAGAGGGCTGTGTTGGAAGGAAAATATCAGAAGCTGTACGAACCTCTTTACAAAAAGGTATGCACGATCTCAACAGGAAACTATGTCTTACCATATCATCACATTGCCATATAGTTTAGATCTTGGTTTTTAAAGGTTGACCAAAATTGGTGCTCCTGAGTTGGCTTTACTGTGCTATTGATATTGTATAGTCCAGATCTTGGTTTTTAAAGGTAAACTAAATTTGGTGCTCCTGAATTGGCTTTACTGTGCTATTAATGTTCAACATATAGTTAACGTATTCTGGGTAATCTAATGGCTGATTGCACATTGCAGAGATATGAGATTGTTAATGGCACAACTGGAACTGCAGTAGACCAAGAAGGAGATAAAGCCCGAGAAGGTACCTCTCAAAAATCAAATTCTAATTACTCAAGTACTACGTACACTTTAGTTTTCTGTCGAAATGTCCCTTGTACTGTAGAGAAAGGAGTGCCTTGCTTTTGGGCTATTGCAATGAAGAACGATGAAGTACTTGCTCAGAAGGTAGGAAATTTAACAAACCATTTCTTTTAGATTGGTTTTGTACTCTTATGGAAGTATGATTTATTGTTATCTGGACAGATTACGAAGTGTGATGAGGAAGCTCTCAAATATCTCAAAGATATCAAGTGGTCTAGGATAAACAATTCTTTGGGGTTCAAGCTGGAGTTCTTCTTTGATCCAAATCCATATTTTGAAAACACTGTCCTAACCAAAGCATATCATATGACTAGTGACAGTCAACCTGCAGTGTTGGAGAAGACAATTGGGTAATTCTTTTTTTCTATCAATTGATTTTTCCCCTTCTTAATTTACTTTTCCTTTAAATCTGGTGTACCTTGCAGGACAAAAATCAATTGGCTTCCTGGCAAGAGCTTGACAGCTAGTCTTCTGAAGAGGCCAAGAAAGCGATCAAAGACTGCTGAGTTCATGACCAAACATCAAAGTTTTTTCAACTTCTTTAACACTCCCAAGTATCCTGAGCTCAACTTATATGCATCATGATAATTTCCGAAAAATTGTAAGTTTGGCTTTTAGGATTAAAGGATTAACGTAAGCTCATGATGTACAAGCAAACTTGTAATCTCTTTTGATGTGTATGACAGGAAGCTCAATTTGAAGTTCAGAAGCATCTGGATTATGAATATGGGTATGTCAATATGTTTTTTCCTTCTATTTTTTATTATGTATATTTATTTGATCAAATTTATATTTTATACATTACTTTTACATTAACTTGGTGATGCCTGAACAGTTGGTTGGGAGTCTTGTAAAGTGAAAATGCAGTAGTACTATAGAATGATTAGAAATCTGGAATTGTATCAGACCTATATATATCTACATATTAATATGACATGAAGTGTATACGCATGTATCAAGAATCAACCAGGCCGATGAGTCGTGGCTTGGTTGGTTAAGGAGTTAACTAACGATTTTGAGGTCATAGGTTCAAATCTCATTGACATATGTAGGATGCGTGAGTTATTTAATAAAAAAAGTTTTTTTAAAAAAAAAAAAAAAAAAAATAGTATCAAGAATCAAAACTTCATATGCATGTGTAGCCATCTATCATCTTGTATTAACTTGTTGCTGGTGCTATTTGCAGTAAAACTATTCGAGACAAGATCATTCCTCATGCAGTATCACTTTTCACTGGGGAAGCTGTTGACCTAGGCACTGATTGTGAAGATCTAGATGATGATGATGATTTAAATGATGAGAACTACTATTCTGACGATGAGGAGGAGGAGGAGGAGGCTGAGCAGGACCCCTATGAATGTTTAGCTTACTGATGATGAAGACAGTTACGATGATGAGGATGATCCTTGAGGAGGATGAATTTGAGGACGATCCTTGAGTTTTAACTTGTGGCGAATCCCGACAGTCCCCATAAAAGGTTGCTAGCTCATTCCGTGGGTATTATAATCTACAAAGCTAGGGCCAGCTTAGAATAATTTACAAAGCTAGCTTGTGGCGAGCTTCCAAATTAATCTGATGTTTTCTCTAGGTTTGCTTCTTCTTATTTTTTTTCATGAGATTTGCTTCTTTTGTGTGGGTATTAGATTTTCTTCTTTTGATCTCCAAGTTCTTCTCTCATGCATATGTTCATTATACTAATGTTAATTGGTAGATGCTTTTGTTTTTTATTTAATTTTGATATGACAAATTTGGAGGTCAACTTCAAATTTGTGAATGATAGTCAAGTCGAGAAACCTAAAAGGGCATTTTCTTGGTTGCAGTTCTTTTGTACTAGCTTTCTTAAGAGGTGTACATCTATATTTATTTCGTTACAAGTGATTCAGCACAAGCTCCCATCTCCAAGGCTTCAAGAAAGTCCTTAAATAAGGAAAAAAAAAAAAAAATAGACTTCAAGAAAGTCCATGCATGCACTTTTTCTCTTTGATGTCTTAGACAGGCACAACCATGGCCGCACCAGCCATCCTTGATGCCAAAGGGACCTAGTGTAACAAAACCCGATCCCCTTAACCAATGATATGCTCACCTTTTCGAGGACAAAGATTTCAATCGAGCGACTGCATCTAGCGACTGCTAGTTACTAGTAAACCCTCACTACCTCACCTACAGTTGTACAGTAAGTAAAACATATATTCGTTATTGATGAGTTATCAATAATGCGTATGAGTACGTCGATGCATATCAATACTTCAAGACTTCAAGTAGTGAATTTAAGATTTTTGAGAAGAAAAATACAATAATTAAAACAAATAGTTGTTCAAATGAGTACCTGTAGCAAGAGAGTAGCAGTAGAATGTTCATAACGTTCGTGCATGTCCATAGCTTGTTGTAGTTGTTCATACTGTAACAGTGATTGTAGTAGACGTTCGTGCTTGCATATGCCTATTTTTTTGCTGAGACTCAAGAGAAGATTGTTGTCTTTACTCTTTACTACTAGCACACAAGTATGCTCCTCTCTTTATTTTCTGTTTTTTCAGTAGGCTTTCTAGAACCAAAACAGAGAAATACAAAAATAATTATATTATTATTTTGCTGGAGTGACGATCTTACATAATCAGGAGAACTATATATGCATAATTTCCTACGGAGAGAAGAATTTTGAATGGCTTTCCTTTTTTCTGTTGGGACTTCTTGAGCATTAGCCCCCTGCCCCCATTGTTTCAATGTCATATGAAGATAGAAATACGTCAAGGTCACGTGATATCCAACATAAATTGTGCCCGAGAACCCCCAAAAAAAAAAAAAAAAAATANNNNNNNNNNNNNNNNNNNNTTCTTCTACACACNCCTCTCTCTCTCTCTCTCTCTCTCTCTCTCACATTTCTCTCTCTTAGGGTTTGCATTTTCCGGGCAGAATGATCAAGTACAGAGATGAACTCGAACGCAGAGTGTCTCTCATCCCTTCAGCGGCTGGTACTACTACTTAGGCTCTACTCTATTGCTTCCAATTTTACTTGATTAGCTATAAATGCAGGCTTATGGAACTGTTTTGAGTCCTTTCTGTGTTTGTGTTCATGAAATTTTTGTGGAATTTTGATTCTCTGTTACTCTAAATAGAATCTGAACTCTTTGTTTGTGTATAGCTCTCAGTGCGGAGGATCGTTCTGCTCTTGTGAAAGCTCTAGAGGTAACTTTCTTATGCCTTTTTTACTCTTTAATCTGTAGTAAAAAGTAGACATGATTTCAATTTTGATCGCCTTCATCACATGAATAAGATCCAGTTTGGTAGTGGAATTTTGAACATGGTGAAATTTCTTGTTGAAAATGTTTCAATTTTATTTATTTATTTTTTTTTTCCGCTTATTTCATTATGGTGTTTTGTATATTTGCTTATGCTTCAGAGCTTGGTTGGACGGCATTCTAAGAAATTGGAATCACCGGAGCTGAAGAAGCGCATTGCTGCTTTGACTAAAATACAGGTTTCAGTTTACTCTCATCTTTCTCAATTTAATCCTCATTCCAAAATCTAAAAGTTTAATTTGATTAACTACTTTAGAAATAAGCTGGTGGATCAGTACTGCTGGTATTGTGTTAATCCATACAGGTTAAGAGTTACACAGTCACATTGTTCTTTTGCAGGGCCAACTCATGGACCTGGAAACAAAATTTTTTGAGAGAGCTGCACTGAAGGCGAGGCAGAAGCGTTTCCAAGGTACTACCTTCTCTAAAGTCGAATCTTAGTAACTCATGAACTATACTTGAGCATTGTTTCGGAACAGTGTTGACTTATGTCTTTAATGCAGAAAAGGGATACAACTTTAGGCTTTATACACTGACAAATAATGAAGTGCTTGCTAAGGAGGTACTGACGTTAATGCCATAGTTATGTACTCATTGTTTTGAATGTATTGTGGATATATGATCATCTGTTTCCTAGAACAGATCACAGACCAAGATGAAGAGGCTCTCATGAATCTCAAAGATATCAAGTGCTCTCGGATAGGGAACTCTTAAGGGATTCAAGATGGAGTTTATCATCAGTTATAGCCCTTATTTTGAAAATTCTGTATTGACAAAAACGTACCACATGACTAACGACAATAAGCCTATCTTGGAGAAGCCCATTGGGTAACTCTAACTCTTCTGTGCTGTACTTTTTATTTCTCTTTGCTCTGTTTTCTTTTCTCAAGTTGGGTTAACTTGTAGGACGAAGATCAAGTGGATTCCTGGGAAAATCTTGACTAAGAACCGTCACAGCTTCTTCAACTTCTTTGAACCTCTCCAGGTCCGTGAGGATAATAATTTTTTGTATGTTTTGAGTATTCATTTGTTGAATTTGGTCAACGATGATATAACCAACTTTTACCTTTGATGTGTATGGTGACAGGCCACAGAGGCCCAAAGTCGGATGCACCGGGATTATGACATTTTGTAAGGAAGTACAGTTTGGAGAAACAATGATTTTGTTGAATGGTAAATCGTGAATTTTTCTCAGTCTGATCACAGCTAACTACTTACGAGACAGCATATTACAGTGCACTAAATTAATGTCTAGGACTTGTATAGTTGTAACTGATAGTCCAGGTAAAGATGATAAGGCCAACATTGATTAGAGAATGCGTGAACAAGAATAAAATAGATCGAATATAAACAAATGTCTATCAGATTTTCTCATGTTAATGACATGTGTACTTCATATTTGATAATTACATATCATCTCTTTCGTATAAATCCAATGAAATGTTTCTGGTGTCATGCAGTTCAATAATTCGAGATGAAATCATCCCCCAGTGGCACCAAATGAATAAAAAGGTACACATATGTACTTGATTTATATTTTGGCATTCTGCTCTTTTTTTCTCTCAAGGAACGTTTCTATTGCCAATTACACTTTTCCAGCAGCGATTGTTTGTAATTTGTTTTTAATAATGAATTAATGATAACCTCACTATATGATCAAATTCCAGTTTGGTTTGTACAAAAGCTGCCACGTGATAATTCTAGTGTTTGTGTAAATATATTAATATAAATTCTTAGAAGAAAAGATAAGCCTACTGATCAAGTTTTCTTTCCAGATTTCTAGTAATTCATAGATCTGTGGAGAGGAGCTACTGAAAACAATGTTTTTGGGGGAGAGAGCTGTGTTGGAAGGAAAATTTCAGAAGCTGTATGAACCTCTCTACAAAAAGGTATGCACGATCTCAACTGGAAACTACTTCTTACTGTATCTCTTTTACAGCCTGCCATTGTCATATAGTCCAGATCTTGGTTTTTAAAGGTTAACTAAAATTGGTGCTCCTGAATTGGCTCTACAGTGCTATTAATGTTCAATATATAGTTAACGTATTCTGGGTAATTTAATGGCTGATTGCAGAGATATGAGATTGTTAATGGTACAACAGAAGTTCAAAAAACCAAAAAAAGAACTGCAGTAGACCAAGAAGGAGATAAAGCCAGAGCAGGTACCTCTCAAAAATGAAATTCTAATTACTCAAGTACTACACTTTAGTTTGCTGTTGAAATGTCCCTTTGTACTGTAGAGAAAGGAGTGCCTTACTTTTGGGCTACTGCATTGAAGAATGAAGTACTTGCTCAGAAGGTAGGAAATCTGATAACCCATATTTTTGAGCTTGTTTTTTTTGTTTTATTGTGGAAGTATGATATTCTGTTATCTCGATAGATTACAAAGTGTGATGACGGAGCTCTCAAATATCTCAAAGATCTCAAGTGGTGTAGGATAAAAAAGTCGAAGGGGTTCAAGCTGGAGTTCTTCTTTGATCCAAATCCATTTTTCAAAAACACTGTCCTAACGAAAGCATATTATATGAGTAGTGACAGTCCACCAATGTTGGAGAAGACAATTGGGTAAATTCTTATCTTCTGTTAATGTACTGATCTTTCCCCTTCTTTACTTTTCTTTTTAATCTGGTGTATCTTGCAGGACAAACATAAACTGGCATCCTGGCAAAAGCTTGACAGCTAGTCTTCTGAAGAGGCCAAGAAAGCGATCAAAGAATGCTGAATTCATGACCAAACAGCGAAGTTTTTTCAACTTCTTTAACACTCTTGAGTATCCTGAGCTTCCTGATGATTACACAACTTATATGCATCATGATAATTTCCGAAAAATTGTAAGTTTTGCATTATTGTTAAGATAAGTTCATGATCTACAAGCATATTTGTAATATCTTATAATCTTATATGATGACAGGAAGATCAATTTGAAGTTCAGAAGGATCTTGATTATGAAGTTGGGTAAGTCAATACTTTTCCTTTAGTTTTGTATATTTCACATTATTTATTTGTCAACAAAATTATATTTTAGGCATTAATTGTACATTTTGTGGTGCCTGATCAGTTTGGTTTTGGGAGTCTTTGTAAAGTGAAAATACAGTGTCGAACAATTGAAATCTGGAACTGTAACAGACCTGTCTAGAAATTAATGACTGGAGTTGTATACTCACATATTAGGAATCAAAAGTTCATATGCATGTGTAGTCGTATCTCATATTCTATCATCTTCGGGAAAAAAAAACCTGGTCTTCTATTAACTTGTTGCTGGTGCTGTTTGCAGTAAAACCATTCGAGACAAGATCATTCCGCATGCAGTATCACTTTTCACCGGGGAAGCTGTTGAGCGGGGTACTGATTGTGAAGATCTAGATGATGATGATGATTTAAATGATGACTACTATTCTGATGATGAGGAGGAAGAGGATGTTGTTGATGATGAAGACAATTATAATGATGCTGATGATGAGGAGAAGAATGAGGATGAGGATGATGATGATGATAAAGATGATGAGGACGATAAAGATGATGAGGACAATGAGGACGAGTTTGAGGACGATTTTTGAGTGTTAAGTAAGTAGAGTCGAGTCCCTTGGGTGTTAAGCCATTGTTAAGTAGGGTTGCTCATTTTCCTTGGGTATTACAATCTACAGTACAATGCTAGCTTGTAGCGAGCTTCCATATTTTGTGTTTCATGCCTTCAACAATGTAGGGATTTGCTTCTTTGATGTCCAAGTTCTTCTCACATGCATGTTCATGATACTTAACTGGTAGATACTTTCGTTGTTAAACTTTAGATGCGAAATTTGGAGGACAAGAACAAGTTTGGTGAATATTAGTCTAGTCGAGAAAGCTAAAAGGGCATCTTATTTGTTGCAGTTTCTGATCAGTAGGACTGGTTCTAATAAAAGTTTTTTTTTTTAGGACTGAAATCGTTATGCTGTATATTTCTCACGTTATGAAAAATAGAATGAAGAATGGAAAGGTGACAAACAAACGAGTATCCTTCAAGAGAGTTCAAGCAAAGTCACATTGCCCTCAAACATGTATGATATTCTTATTGCTAAGACACATGATTGAAACATCTAAACATTGAATAATACTATAAAGACCTAATCACAATGTGTTTTTTTTTTTTTGTTCTTTTCAATTGTAATGTTAAGTGATTAGGCATGACAAGCTTTATGTCATTAGAAGTGGAAAACCAGTAATCATCACAGAATTATTTTCCAACTTCTGAACTTCTGATTACCATCATCACAGAATTATTTTCCAACTTTACTGTTTTGTAGTGCTTCAGTATTAATGGTGAAAAAATTTAAGTGATGAATCTCTCGTGTTTGTGGAGTTCATTACAAGTTAGCTTCTTGCAAGGTGCAAACCAAGTTAGAATATGGAAAGTATTTATTTCCAGCAGTCTCTTATTGCATACCTGAAGTTAGAAAAAGTAAAAAAAAAAAAAAAAAAAAAAAAGAAATAGAAAGTATGAGATTATATAATGACATACCTGAAGCTAGAGGAGTAAAAATGAAGCTGCAAAGTCCATAAAGGGAAAGCCACTGAAAGTAGTTCACTTACTCTCATACACCATGTGTACATAATGTCAATATGTGTGGTGCTGTAGAGGAACGAGAACCGTACTTTTAGGTTACTGCAAGGAATTAAGTTTCAAGTATGATGATTACTGCTTTCAAAAATAAGCAACGAGTTGCTAGGGAGGTTGAACATTTTATAGGTAAGCCATTGTTCTGTCTTCATATTTGAACTGATATGAGTGATATCTGCGGTTTTTTGGATTGATAGATAGATCAGACTGGTTATGCACTGAAATATCTCAAATCTGTTAAGTTCAGTAGGATATATAAATGAAAAAGGATTTGAGCTGAGGTTTTTCTTTGCCTTATTTTAAATTTTCAACCATTCTCAAAGAAAACAAGTTAAGTTGTTCATCAGTTCATATCATTAG of the Fragaria vesca subsp. vesca linkage group LG6, FraVesHawaii_1.0, whole genome shotgun sequence genome contains:
- the LOC101299982 gene encoding putative nucleosome assembly protein C2D10.11C-like; its protein translation is MMSYRDKLERSVSLIPAAAALGAEDRAALVKALESLVGQHSAKLESPELKKRLAALTEIQGQLKDLKIKFVEERAALKARQNRCREEGHNFRLYTLMNNEVLAQEITDQDEEALKTEIKWYPGKNLTDNLHSFFNFFQPVQAADVQSRIHCDYDIFSTIRDEIIPQFPQVMKRNNKGLIGFTSREPVLKNIFLGERAVLEGKYQKLYEPLYKKRYEIVNGTTGTAVDQEGDKAREEKGVPCFWAIAMKNDEVLAQKITKCDEEALKYLKDIKWSRINNSLGFKLEFFFDPNPYFENTVLTKAYHMTSDSQPAVLEKTIGTKINWLPGKSLTASLLKRPRKRSKTAEFMTKHQSFFNFFNTPKYPELNLYEAQFEVQKHLDYEYGKTIRDKIIPHAVSLFTGEAVDLGTDCEDLDDDDDLNDENYYSDDEEEEEEAEQDPYECLAY
- the LOC101300271 gene encoding putative nucleosome assembly protein C364.06-like, whose translation is MIKYRDELERRVSLIPSAAALSAEDRSALVKALESLVGRHSKKLESPELKKRIAALTKIQGQLMDLETKFFERRAVLEGKFQKLYEPLYKKRYEIVNGTTEVQKTKKRTAVDQEGDKARAEKGVPYFWATALKNEVLAQKITKCDDGALKYLKDLKWCRIKKSKGFKLEFFFDPNPFFKNTVLTKAYYMSSDSPPMLEKTIGTNINWHPGKSLTASLLKRPRKRSKNAEFMTKQRSFFNFFNTLEYPELPDDYTTYMHHDNFRKIEDQFEVQKDLDYEVGKTIRDKIIPHAVSLFTGEAVERGTDCEDLDDDDDLNDDYYSDDEEEEDNEDEDDDDDKDDEDDKDDEDNEDEFEDDF